One window from the genome of Sebastes umbrosus isolate fSebUmb1 chromosome 12, fSebUmb1.pri, whole genome shotgun sequence encodes:
- the tnk2b gene encoding tyrosine kinase, non-receptor, 2b isoform X2, whose translation MGETADYQRLQDTSESDYQRLPSDDEEKLGSSMQCEEGTEWLLELLMEVQLQQYLLRIRDDLNVTRLSHFDYVKNEDLEKIGMGRPGQRRLWEAVKRRKAMCKRKSWMSKVFSGKRPDGGDFPQQGQPASSFRKLSPTPPLGLAEGVLTTQPGGGAPLDVQQQALTCLIPEKDLTLFEKLGDGSFGVVKRGEWLTPAGKLNVAVKCLKTDVLNQPDALEDFICEVNAMHSLDHQNLIRLYGVVLTHPMKMVTELAPLGSMLERLRCVRPQGPVLIHTLCQYAVQVACGMAYLEQRRFIHRDLAARNILLASAHRVKIGDFGLMRALPNNDEHYVMQEHRKVPFAWCAPESLKTRTFSHATDTWMFGVTLWEMFTHGQEPWLGLNGSQILHKIDKEGERLLKPEDCPQDIYHVVLQCWAQKPDDRPTFVALREFLLETMPTDMCALQDFDEPDKLQIQLNDVITIIEGRAENYWWRGQNKRTLKVGPFPRNVVTSVAGLSAHDISRPLKNSFIHTGHGDINPVRCWGFPDRIDDLYLGNPMDPPDVLGVDLSGARLGQLPGRARKEPPPRPPQPAVLIKSKSGFSQQLLTHCSCPLCSLLAPLLKEPCYDPVNDDEDLTPAGLKRLSLRKTGSIKGLKLKPAAWVSASKQGVGRTPGSGHNPNSEVSLIDFGEEFPPPTPSPSPVVEIQIPSLAKLALEADNILDQTPPQSPSRSLPRPLHPTPVVDWDARPLPPPPAYDAVAQDEDDMEVSSINSLEQQHEEEQSEVHNPDEGLFSGQKVEGEALVSRVTDRSGLEDNLFLPSKQSQVLSSSFSQSAEIFQELQQECMRRLNVPTGSAARSSSPSPCPQTQKGHQQSVLSSNEDKPQIPPRVPIPPRPIKRGDYTSARWSRDLSLSPTPADTTEDVSGPGQERPPQIPPRDPLSQPGSRTPSPMGLVVGSPQQRVYSVSPTTMPAPLTSCPSAHTYGSYLSTSPGKLMPTTHSFASDPKYAAPKVIQAQAQGKDSVSKGPCILPIVRDGRKVSNTHYYLLPERPPYLDRYDRFFKEAESLPAGGVEERHVRQANTATVRPMVVSNQTLQGHAQGQGLVQPGELKANFSSNNNSSLGGPRSAMKTSVSLPRVCSDGLTAAVVTASCIRTDGGGNSADRVKMVQEAVHGVTIEECQAALQNHNWNIQKSVHHLKVEQLFCLGLRSRPECLKLLEMCDWNLEVASTHMLDNYGSTTRQRR comes from the exons aaACTGGGCAGTAGCATGCAGTGTGAGGAAGGCACAGAAtggctgctggagctgctgatggaggtgcagctgcagcagtaCTTGCTGCGGATCCGAGACGACCTCAACGTCACGCGGCTGTCACACTTCGACTACGTCAAGAACGAAGACCTGGAGAAGATCGGCATGGGTCGACCTG GACAGAGACGTCTGTGGGAGGCTGTGAAAAGGAGGAAAGCCATGTGCAAGCGCAAGTCCTGGATGAGCAAG GTGTTTAGCGGTAAGCGCCCAGATGGAGGAGACTTCCCTCAGCAGGGCCAGCCGGCCTCCTCCTTTCGTAAGCTGTCTCCCACACCTCCGCTGGGCCTGGCGGAGGGAGTCCTGACCACGCAGCCCGGTGGTGGTGCCCCTCTAGACGTGCAGCAGCAGGCTCTGACCTGCCTCATCCCAGAGAAGGACCTGACGCTGTTTGAGAAGCTGGGGGACGGCTCCTTCGGTGTAGTGAAGAGAGGGGAGTGGTTGACGCCTGCAGGGAAG CTGAACGTAGCTGTGAAGTGTCTGAAGACAGATGTGCTCAACCAGCCCGATGCTCTGGAGGATTTCATCTGTGAGGTCAACGCCATGCACTCCCTGGACCACCAGAACCTCATTCGCCTCTACGGTGTGGTGCTCACACACCCAATGAAGATG GTGACCGAGCTGGCTCCTCTGGGCTCAATGCTGGAGCGTTTGCGATGTGTTCGTCCACAGGGCCCGGTGTTGATCCACACGCTTTGTCAGTACGCCGTACAGGTGGCCTGTGGCATGGCCTATCTGGAGCAGAGGAGGTTCATCCACCGGGACTTGGCAGCCAG GAACATCCTGCTGGCCTCGGCTCACAGAGTGAAGATCGGTGACTTTGGCCTGATGAGGGCTCTGCCCAACAACGATGAGCACTACGTCATGCAGGAGCATCGAAAGGTCCCCTTTGCATG GTGCGCCCCAGAGAGTCTGAAGACCAGGACGTTCTCCCATGCTACAGACACGTGGATGTTTGGAGTCACTCTCTGGGAGATGTTCACACACGGCCAGGAGCCTTGGCTGGGCCTCAATGGGAGCCAG atCCTGCACAAGATTGATAAAGAAGGTGAACGCCTCCTTAAGCCGGAAGACTGTCCGCAGGATATCTATCATGTGGTGCTGCAGTGTTGGGCTCAGAAACCAGATGACAGACCCACCTTTGTCGCCCTGCGTGAGTTCCTGCTTGAG acCATGCCCACAGACATGTGTGCTCTGCAGGACTTTGACGAGCCAGACAAACTCCAGATACAGCTCAATGATGTCATCACCATCATAGAGGGGAG GGCAGAGAACTACTGGTGGCGAGGCCAAAACAAGCGGACCCTTAAGGTCGGACCGTTCCCCAGAAACGTGGTGACATCAGTAGCGGGTTTGTCAGCTCATGACATCAGCCGGCCGCTCAAGAACAGCTTCATCCACACGGGACACGGAGACATCAACCCTGTTCGCTGCTGGGGCTTCCCCGACAGGATTGACGA TTTGTACCTCGGTAATCCCATGGATCCTCCCGATGTCCTTGGTGTTGACCTCAGTGGTGCTCGGCTCGGGCAGCTACCGGGACGAGCTAGAA AGGAGCCTCCTCCCCGCCCTCCTCAACCAGCAGTGTTAATCAAGAGTAAGTCTGGTTTCTCTCAGCAGCTCCTCACCCATTGCTCCTGCCCTCTCTGTTCCCTCCTAGCTCCACTCCTCAAAG AGCCTTGCTATGATCCAGTTAACGATGATGAGGATCTGACTCCGGCGGGACTGAAGAGATTATCGCTTCGGAAAACGGGTTCTATCAAAGGCTTAAAACTGAAACCTGCTGCGTGGGTCTCTGCTTCCAAACAGGGGGTCGGTCGGACTCCAGGCTCAGGCCACAACCCCAACAGCGAAGTGTCCCTCATTGACTTTGGGGAGGAGTTCCCCCCGCCCACACCGTCCCCCTCCCCTGTGGTTGAAATTCAGATTCCTTCACTGGCAAAGCTAGCTTTGGAGGCAGATAACATCCTGGACCAGACTCCGCCTCAAAGTCCGTCTAGATCGTTGCCCCGCCCCCTTCACCCTACACCAGTAGTGGACTGGGATGCCCGGCCATTACCCCCGCCCCCGGCCTATGACGCTGTAGCCCAAGACGAAGACGATATGGAG GTGAGCTCCATCAACAGTTTGGAGcagcagcatgaggaggagcagagtgaAGTCCATAACCCAGATGAGGGTCTCTTCTCTGGACAGAAGGTGGAAGGTGAGGCTCTTGTCTCCAGGGTTACAGACAGATCAGGTCTGGAGGACAACCTGTTTCTCCCCAGCAAGCAGAGCCAGGTtctgtcctcctccttctcccagTCAGCAGAGATCTTCCAAGAACTCCAGCAGGAGTGCATGAGGAGGCTAAACGTACCGACTGGGAGTGCTGCGCGATCAAGCTCGCCGTCCCCGTGTCCACAGACCCAGAAGGGACACCAGCAGAGTGTCCTCTCCTCCAATGAGGACAAACCCCAGATTCCCCCACGTGTCCCCATACCCCCTCGCCCCATAAAGAGGGGCGACTACACATCCGCTCGCTGGTCAAGGGATCTCTCCCTGTCACCGACGCCAGCCGACACCACAGAGGACGTTTCGGGCCCAGGCCAGGAACGACCACCTCAAATCCCTCCCAGGGACCCTTTGTCCCAACCGGGCTCCAGGACTCCCAGCCCCATGGGCCTGGTGGTGGGCTCCCCCCAACAGAGAGTCTACTCTGTCAGCCCCACCACCATGCCGGCTCCCCTTACCTCCTGTCCCTCCGCACACACCTACGGCtcctacctctccacctctccaggTAAACTCATGCCTACCACGCACAGCTTCGCCTCAGATCCTAAATATGCTGCACCCAAAGTGATCCAGGCTCAGGCGCAGGGGAAAGACTCAGTCAGCAAGGGCCCCTGTATCCTCCCCATCGTCCGCGACGGACGTAAAGTCAGTAACACCCACTATTACCTTCTACCGGAGAGGCCCCCGTACCTCGACCGCTACGACCGCTTCTTCAAGGAGGCGGAGAGCCTGCCTGCCGGCGGCGTGGAGGAAAGACACGTACGGCAAGCTAACACCGCCACGGTCAGACCCATGGTGGTCAGCAACCAGACTCTCCAAGGACACGCCCAGGGACAGGGGCTTGTCCAGCCAGGCGAGCTGAAGGCTAATTTCTCCTCCAACAATAACAGCAGTCTGGGTGGGCCACGGTCAGCGATGAAGACATCAGTTAGTCTCCCTCGCGTCTGTTCAGACGGGCTGACAGCAGCGGTGGTCACCGCTTCCTGCATCAGGACAGACGGAGGAGGGAACTCAGCTGACAGGGTCAAAATG GTGCAGGAGGCAGTTCACGGTGTCACGATAGAGGAGTGCCAAGCCGCCCTCCAGAACCACAACTGGAACATCCAGAAATCTGTGCATCATCTAAAG GTGGAGCAGTTGTTCTGTTTGGGTCTGAGGAGCAGGCCGGAGTGTCTAAAGCTGCTGGAGATGTGTGACTGGAACCTGGAGGTGGCCAGCACTCATATGTTGGACAACTATGGATCCACAACAAGACAGAG ACGGTGA
- the tnk2b gene encoding tyrosine kinase, non-receptor, 2b isoform X4 has protein sequence MGETADYQRLQDTSESDYQRLPSDDEEKLGSSMQCEEGTEWLLELLMEVQLQQYLLRIRDDLNVTRLSHFDYVKNEDLEKIGMGRPGQRRLWEAVKRRKAMCKRKSWMSKVFSGKRPDGGDFPQQGQPASSFRKLSPTPPLGLAEGVLTTQPGGGAPLDVQQQALTCLIPEKDLTLFEKLGDGSFGVVKRGEWLTPAGKVLNVAVKCLKTDVLNQPDALEDFICEVNAMHSLDHQNLIRLYGVVLTHPMKMVTELAPLGSMLERLRCVRPQGPVLIHTLCQYAVQVACGMAYLEQRRFIHRDLAARNILLASAHRVKIGDFGLMRALPNNDEHYVMQEHRKVPFAWCAPESLKTRTFSHATDTWMFGVTLWEMFTHGQEPWLGLNGSQILHKIDKEGERLLKPEDCPQDIYHVVLQCWAQKPDDRPTFVALREFLLETMPTDMCALQDFDEPDKLQIQLNDVITIIEGRAENYWWRGQNKRTLKVGPFPRNVVTSVAGLSAHDISRPLKNSFIHTGHGDINPVRCWGFPDRIDDLYLGNPMDPPDVLGVDLSGARLGQLPGRARKEPPPRPPQPAVLIKKPCYDPVNDDEDLTPAGLKRLSLRKTGSIKGLKLKPAAWVSASKQGVGRTPGSGHNPNSEVSLIDFGEEFPPPTPSPSPVVEIQIPSLAKLALEADNILDQTPPQSPSRSLPRPLHPTPVVDWDARPLPPPPAYDAVAQDEDDMEVSSINSLEQQHEEEQSEVHNPDEGLFSGQKVEGEALVSRVTDRSGLEDNLFLPSKQSQVLSSSFSQSAEIFQELQQECMRRLNVPTGSAARSSSPSPCPQTQKGHQQSVLSSNEDKPQIPPRVPIPPRPIKRGDYTSARWSRDLSLSPTPADTTEDVSGPGQERPPQIPPRDPLSQPGSRTPSPMGLVVGSPQQRVYSVSPTTMPAPLTSCPSAHTYGSYLSTSPGKLMPTTHSFASDPKYAAPKVIQAQAQGKDSVSKGPCILPIVRDGRKVSNTHYYLLPERPPYLDRYDRFFKEAESLPAGGVEERHVRQANTATVRPMVVSNQTLQGHAQGQGLVQPGELKANFSSNNNSSLGGPRSAMKTSVSLPRVCSDGLTAAVVTASCIRTDGGGNSADRVKMVQEAVHGVTIEECQAALQNHNWNIQKSVHHLKVEQLFCLGLRSRPECLKLLEMCDWNLEVASTHMLDNYGSTTRQRR, from the exons aaACTGGGCAGTAGCATGCAGTGTGAGGAAGGCACAGAAtggctgctggagctgctgatggaggtgcagctgcagcagtaCTTGCTGCGGATCCGAGACGACCTCAACGTCACGCGGCTGTCACACTTCGACTACGTCAAGAACGAAGACCTGGAGAAGATCGGCATGGGTCGACCTG GACAGAGACGTCTGTGGGAGGCTGTGAAAAGGAGGAAAGCCATGTGCAAGCGCAAGTCCTGGATGAGCAAG GTGTTTAGCGGTAAGCGCCCAGATGGAGGAGACTTCCCTCAGCAGGGCCAGCCGGCCTCCTCCTTTCGTAAGCTGTCTCCCACACCTCCGCTGGGCCTGGCGGAGGGAGTCCTGACCACGCAGCCCGGTGGTGGTGCCCCTCTAGACGTGCAGCAGCAGGCTCTGACCTGCCTCATCCCAGAGAAGGACCTGACGCTGTTTGAGAAGCTGGGGGACGGCTCCTTCGGTGTAGTGAAGAGAGGGGAGTGGTTGACGCCTGCAGGGAAGGTG CTGAACGTAGCTGTGAAGTGTCTGAAGACAGATGTGCTCAACCAGCCCGATGCTCTGGAGGATTTCATCTGTGAGGTCAACGCCATGCACTCCCTGGACCACCAGAACCTCATTCGCCTCTACGGTGTGGTGCTCACACACCCAATGAAGATG GTGACCGAGCTGGCTCCTCTGGGCTCAATGCTGGAGCGTTTGCGATGTGTTCGTCCACAGGGCCCGGTGTTGATCCACACGCTTTGTCAGTACGCCGTACAGGTGGCCTGTGGCATGGCCTATCTGGAGCAGAGGAGGTTCATCCACCGGGACTTGGCAGCCAG GAACATCCTGCTGGCCTCGGCTCACAGAGTGAAGATCGGTGACTTTGGCCTGATGAGGGCTCTGCCCAACAACGATGAGCACTACGTCATGCAGGAGCATCGAAAGGTCCCCTTTGCATG GTGCGCCCCAGAGAGTCTGAAGACCAGGACGTTCTCCCATGCTACAGACACGTGGATGTTTGGAGTCACTCTCTGGGAGATGTTCACACACGGCCAGGAGCCTTGGCTGGGCCTCAATGGGAGCCAG atCCTGCACAAGATTGATAAAGAAGGTGAACGCCTCCTTAAGCCGGAAGACTGTCCGCAGGATATCTATCATGTGGTGCTGCAGTGTTGGGCTCAGAAACCAGATGACAGACCCACCTTTGTCGCCCTGCGTGAGTTCCTGCTTGAG acCATGCCCACAGACATGTGTGCTCTGCAGGACTTTGACGAGCCAGACAAACTCCAGATACAGCTCAATGATGTCATCACCATCATAGAGGGGAG GGCAGAGAACTACTGGTGGCGAGGCCAAAACAAGCGGACCCTTAAGGTCGGACCGTTCCCCAGAAACGTGGTGACATCAGTAGCGGGTTTGTCAGCTCATGACATCAGCCGGCCGCTCAAGAACAGCTTCATCCACACGGGACACGGAGACATCAACCCTGTTCGCTGCTGGGGCTTCCCCGACAGGATTGACGA TTTGTACCTCGGTAATCCCATGGATCCTCCCGATGTCCTTGGTGTTGACCTCAGTGGTGCTCGGCTCGGGCAGCTACCGGGACGAGCTAGAA AGGAGCCTCCTCCCCGCCCTCCTCAACCAGCAGTGTTAATCAAGA AGCCTTGCTATGATCCAGTTAACGATGATGAGGATCTGACTCCGGCGGGACTGAAGAGATTATCGCTTCGGAAAACGGGTTCTATCAAAGGCTTAAAACTGAAACCTGCTGCGTGGGTCTCTGCTTCCAAACAGGGGGTCGGTCGGACTCCAGGCTCAGGCCACAACCCCAACAGCGAAGTGTCCCTCATTGACTTTGGGGAGGAGTTCCCCCCGCCCACACCGTCCCCCTCCCCTGTGGTTGAAATTCAGATTCCTTCACTGGCAAAGCTAGCTTTGGAGGCAGATAACATCCTGGACCAGACTCCGCCTCAAAGTCCGTCTAGATCGTTGCCCCGCCCCCTTCACCCTACACCAGTAGTGGACTGGGATGCCCGGCCATTACCCCCGCCCCCGGCCTATGACGCTGTAGCCCAAGACGAAGACGATATGGAG GTGAGCTCCATCAACAGTTTGGAGcagcagcatgaggaggagcagagtgaAGTCCATAACCCAGATGAGGGTCTCTTCTCTGGACAGAAGGTGGAAGGTGAGGCTCTTGTCTCCAGGGTTACAGACAGATCAGGTCTGGAGGACAACCTGTTTCTCCCCAGCAAGCAGAGCCAGGTtctgtcctcctccttctcccagTCAGCAGAGATCTTCCAAGAACTCCAGCAGGAGTGCATGAGGAGGCTAAACGTACCGACTGGGAGTGCTGCGCGATCAAGCTCGCCGTCCCCGTGTCCACAGACCCAGAAGGGACACCAGCAGAGTGTCCTCTCCTCCAATGAGGACAAACCCCAGATTCCCCCACGTGTCCCCATACCCCCTCGCCCCATAAAGAGGGGCGACTACACATCCGCTCGCTGGTCAAGGGATCTCTCCCTGTCACCGACGCCAGCCGACACCACAGAGGACGTTTCGGGCCCAGGCCAGGAACGACCACCTCAAATCCCTCCCAGGGACCCTTTGTCCCAACCGGGCTCCAGGACTCCCAGCCCCATGGGCCTGGTGGTGGGCTCCCCCCAACAGAGAGTCTACTCTGTCAGCCCCACCACCATGCCGGCTCCCCTTACCTCCTGTCCCTCCGCACACACCTACGGCtcctacctctccacctctccaggTAAACTCATGCCTACCACGCACAGCTTCGCCTCAGATCCTAAATATGCTGCACCCAAAGTGATCCAGGCTCAGGCGCAGGGGAAAGACTCAGTCAGCAAGGGCCCCTGTATCCTCCCCATCGTCCGCGACGGACGTAAAGTCAGTAACACCCACTATTACCTTCTACCGGAGAGGCCCCCGTACCTCGACCGCTACGACCGCTTCTTCAAGGAGGCGGAGAGCCTGCCTGCCGGCGGCGTGGAGGAAAGACACGTACGGCAAGCTAACACCGCCACGGTCAGACCCATGGTGGTCAGCAACCAGACTCTCCAAGGACACGCCCAGGGACAGGGGCTTGTCCAGCCAGGCGAGCTGAAGGCTAATTTCTCCTCCAACAATAACAGCAGTCTGGGTGGGCCACGGTCAGCGATGAAGACATCAGTTAGTCTCCCTCGCGTCTGTTCAGACGGGCTGACAGCAGCGGTGGTCACCGCTTCCTGCATCAGGACAGACGGAGGAGGGAACTCAGCTGACAGGGTCAAAATG GTGCAGGAGGCAGTTCACGGTGTCACGATAGAGGAGTGCCAAGCCGCCCTCCAGAACCACAACTGGAACATCCAGAAATCTGTGCATCATCTAAAG GTGGAGCAGTTGTTCTGTTTGGGTCTGAGGAGCAGGCCGGAGTGTCTAAAGCTGCTGGAGATGTGTGACTGGAACCTGGAGGTGGCCAGCACTCATATGTTGGACAACTATGGATCCACAACAAGACAGAG ACGGTGA
- the tnk2b gene encoding tyrosine kinase, non-receptor, 2b isoform X6, whose amino-acid sequence MGETADYQRLQDTSESDYQRLPSDDEEKLGSSMQCEEGTEWLLELLMEVQLQQYLLRIRDDLNVTRLSHFDYVKNEDLEKIGMGRPGQRRLWEAVKRRKAMCKRKSWMSKVFSGKRPDGGDFPQQGQPASSFRKLSPTPPLGLAEGVLTTQPGGGAPLDVQQQALTCLIPEKDLTLFEKLGDGSFGVVKRGEWLTPAGKVLNVAVKCLKTDVLNQPDALEDFICEVNAMHSLDHQNLIRLYGVVLTHPMKMVTELAPLGSMLERLRCVRPQGPVLIHTLCQYAVQVACGMAYLEQRRFIHRDLAARNILLASAHRVKIGDFGLMRALPNNDEHYVMQEHRKVPFAWCAPESLKTRTFSHATDTWMFGVTLWEMFTHGQEPWLGLNGSQILHKIDKEGERLLKPEDCPQDIYHVVLQCWAQKPDDRPTFVALREFLLETMPTDMCALQDFDEPDKLQIQLNDVITIIEGRAENYWWRGQNKRTLKVGPFPRNVVTSVAGLSAHDISRPLKNSFIHTGHGDINPVRCWGFPDRIDDLYLGNPMDPPDVLGVDLSGARLGQLPGRARKPCYDPVNDDEDLTPAGLKRLSLRKTGSIKGLKLKPAAWVSASKQGVGRTPGSGHNPNSEVSLIDFGEEFPPPTPSPSPVVEIQIPSLAKLALEADNILDQTPPQSPSRSLPRPLHPTPVVDWDARPLPPPPAYDAVAQDEDDMEVSSINSLEQQHEEEQSEVHNPDEGLFSGQKVEGEALVSRVTDRSGLEDNLFLPSKQSQVLSSSFSQSAEIFQELQQECMRRLNVPTGSAARSSSPSPCPQTQKGHQQSVLSSNEDKPQIPPRVPIPPRPIKRGDYTSARWSRDLSLSPTPADTTEDVSGPGQERPPQIPPRDPLSQPGSRTPSPMGLVVGSPQQRVYSVSPTTMPAPLTSCPSAHTYGSYLSTSPGKLMPTTHSFASDPKYAAPKVIQAQAQGKDSVSKGPCILPIVRDGRKVSNTHYYLLPERPPYLDRYDRFFKEAESLPAGGVEERHVRQANTATVRPMVVSNQTLQGHAQGQGLVQPGELKANFSSNNNSSLGGPRSAMKTSVSLPRVCSDGLTAAVVTASCIRTDGGGNSADRVKMVQEAVHGVTIEECQAALQNHNWNIQKSVHHLKVEQLFCLGLRSRPECLKLLEMCDWNLEVASTHMLDNYGSTTRQRR is encoded by the exons aaACTGGGCAGTAGCATGCAGTGTGAGGAAGGCACAGAAtggctgctggagctgctgatggaggtgcagctgcagcagtaCTTGCTGCGGATCCGAGACGACCTCAACGTCACGCGGCTGTCACACTTCGACTACGTCAAGAACGAAGACCTGGAGAAGATCGGCATGGGTCGACCTG GACAGAGACGTCTGTGGGAGGCTGTGAAAAGGAGGAAAGCCATGTGCAAGCGCAAGTCCTGGATGAGCAAG GTGTTTAGCGGTAAGCGCCCAGATGGAGGAGACTTCCCTCAGCAGGGCCAGCCGGCCTCCTCCTTTCGTAAGCTGTCTCCCACACCTCCGCTGGGCCTGGCGGAGGGAGTCCTGACCACGCAGCCCGGTGGTGGTGCCCCTCTAGACGTGCAGCAGCAGGCTCTGACCTGCCTCATCCCAGAGAAGGACCTGACGCTGTTTGAGAAGCTGGGGGACGGCTCCTTCGGTGTAGTGAAGAGAGGGGAGTGGTTGACGCCTGCAGGGAAGGTG CTGAACGTAGCTGTGAAGTGTCTGAAGACAGATGTGCTCAACCAGCCCGATGCTCTGGAGGATTTCATCTGTGAGGTCAACGCCATGCACTCCCTGGACCACCAGAACCTCATTCGCCTCTACGGTGTGGTGCTCACACACCCAATGAAGATG GTGACCGAGCTGGCTCCTCTGGGCTCAATGCTGGAGCGTTTGCGATGTGTTCGTCCACAGGGCCCGGTGTTGATCCACACGCTTTGTCAGTACGCCGTACAGGTGGCCTGTGGCATGGCCTATCTGGAGCAGAGGAGGTTCATCCACCGGGACTTGGCAGCCAG GAACATCCTGCTGGCCTCGGCTCACAGAGTGAAGATCGGTGACTTTGGCCTGATGAGGGCTCTGCCCAACAACGATGAGCACTACGTCATGCAGGAGCATCGAAAGGTCCCCTTTGCATG GTGCGCCCCAGAGAGTCTGAAGACCAGGACGTTCTCCCATGCTACAGACACGTGGATGTTTGGAGTCACTCTCTGGGAGATGTTCACACACGGCCAGGAGCCTTGGCTGGGCCTCAATGGGAGCCAG atCCTGCACAAGATTGATAAAGAAGGTGAACGCCTCCTTAAGCCGGAAGACTGTCCGCAGGATATCTATCATGTGGTGCTGCAGTGTTGGGCTCAGAAACCAGATGACAGACCCACCTTTGTCGCCCTGCGTGAGTTCCTGCTTGAG acCATGCCCACAGACATGTGTGCTCTGCAGGACTTTGACGAGCCAGACAAACTCCAGATACAGCTCAATGATGTCATCACCATCATAGAGGGGAG GGCAGAGAACTACTGGTGGCGAGGCCAAAACAAGCGGACCCTTAAGGTCGGACCGTTCCCCAGAAACGTGGTGACATCAGTAGCGGGTTTGTCAGCTCATGACATCAGCCGGCCGCTCAAGAACAGCTTCATCCACACGGGACACGGAGACATCAACCCTGTTCGCTGCTGGGGCTTCCCCGACAGGATTGACGA TTTGTACCTCGGTAATCCCATGGATCCTCCCGATGTCCTTGGTGTTGACCTCAGTGGTGCTCGGCTCGGGCAGCTACCGGGACGAGCTAGAA AGCCTTGCTATGATCCAGTTAACGATGATGAGGATCTGACTCCGGCGGGACTGAAGAGATTATCGCTTCGGAAAACGGGTTCTATCAAAGGCTTAAAACTGAAACCTGCTGCGTGGGTCTCTGCTTCCAAACAGGGGGTCGGTCGGACTCCAGGCTCAGGCCACAACCCCAACAGCGAAGTGTCCCTCATTGACTTTGGGGAGGAGTTCCCCCCGCCCACACCGTCCCCCTCCCCTGTGGTTGAAATTCAGATTCCTTCACTGGCAAAGCTAGCTTTGGAGGCAGATAACATCCTGGACCAGACTCCGCCTCAAAGTCCGTCTAGATCGTTGCCCCGCCCCCTTCACCCTACACCAGTAGTGGACTGGGATGCCCGGCCATTACCCCCGCCCCCGGCCTATGACGCTGTAGCCCAAGACGAAGACGATATGGAG GTGAGCTCCATCAACAGTTTGGAGcagcagcatgaggaggagcagagtgaAGTCCATAACCCAGATGAGGGTCTCTTCTCTGGACAGAAGGTGGAAGGTGAGGCTCTTGTCTCCAGGGTTACAGACAGATCAGGTCTGGAGGACAACCTGTTTCTCCCCAGCAAGCAGAGCCAGGTtctgtcctcctccttctcccagTCAGCAGAGATCTTCCAAGAACTCCAGCAGGAGTGCATGAGGAGGCTAAACGTACCGACTGGGAGTGCTGCGCGATCAAGCTCGCCGTCCCCGTGTCCACAGACCCAGAAGGGACACCAGCAGAGTGTCCTCTCCTCCAATGAGGACAAACCCCAGATTCCCCCACGTGTCCCCATACCCCCTCGCCCCATAAAGAGGGGCGACTACACATCCGCTCGCTGGTCAAGGGATCTCTCCCTGTCACCGACGCCAGCCGACACCACAGAGGACGTTTCGGGCCCAGGCCAGGAACGACCACCTCAAATCCCTCCCAGGGACCCTTTGTCCCAACCGGGCTCCAGGACTCCCAGCCCCATGGGCCTGGTGGTGGGCTCCCCCCAACAGAGAGTCTACTCTGTCAGCCCCACCACCATGCCGGCTCCCCTTACCTCCTGTCCCTCCGCACACACCTACGGCtcctacctctccacctctccaggTAAACTCATGCCTACCACGCACAGCTTCGCCTCAGATCCTAAATATGCTGCACCCAAAGTGATCCAGGCTCAGGCGCAGGGGAAAGACTCAGTCAGCAAGGGCCCCTGTATCCTCCCCATCGTCCGCGACGGACGTAAAGTCAGTAACACCCACTATTACCTTCTACCGGAGAGGCCCCCGTACCTCGACCGCTACGACCGCTTCTTCAAGGAGGCGGAGAGCCTGCCTGCCGGCGGCGTGGAGGAAAGACACGTACGGCAAGCTAACACCGCCACGGTCAGACCCATGGTGGTCAGCAACCAGACTCTCCAAGGACACGCCCAGGGACAGGGGCTTGTCCAGCCAGGCGAGCTGAAGGCTAATTTCTCCTCCAACAATAACAGCAGTCTGGGTGGGCCACGGTCAGCGATGAAGACATCAGTTAGTCTCCCTCGCGTCTGTTCAGACGGGCTGACAGCAGCGGTGGTCACCGCTTCCTGCATCAGGACAGACGGAGGAGGGAACTCAGCTGACAGGGTCAAAATG GTGCAGGAGGCAGTTCACGGTGTCACGATAGAGGAGTGCCAAGCCGCCCTCCAGAACCACAACTGGAACATCCAGAAATCTGTGCATCATCTAAAG GTGGAGCAGTTGTTCTGTTTGGGTCTGAGGAGCAGGCCGGAGTGTCTAAAGCTGCTGGAGATGTGTGACTGGAACCTGGAGGTGGCCAGCACTCATATGTTGGACAACTATGGATCCACAACAAGACAGAG ACGGTGA